The Methyloceanibacter sp. wino2 nucleotide sequence CCCGTGACGATATGCCCCCCCAACTCTTCGCCTAGGGCCAAGGCGCGCTCCAGGTTCATGCGGCGCCCCGTCTCCCAAGTACCCATGGTCGTATGGCTGAGGGTCTCGTTCGAGACGTCGACCTTTACGGTCGCCCCGTCGCCTTTGACTTTTTCGATCTCGGTGAGCGTCAGGCAGCAGCCGTCAAAGGCAATGGAGGCGCCGAGTTCCAGGCTCTTGCTCTTGTAGGGTGTCTTGATCTTGAAGGTGCCGCCCTTGCGGCCGACAAGCGTGCCTAGGCCGCTGACAATTCCAGTGAACATGATCTTATCCTGCGCCAGCGCGTCATTCGGTCAGGGCCGAAGGTGCGCGTGGCTATGAATGTGAAATGCCCGTTTTCAGCAAGGCGATCAAGGCCTTCGCCGCCAAACGGGATTAGTCCGCCGTCTCCGACGGGATTGGGACTTTGATAGATCACCGCCTCGTCCACAAGGTCGGCGGCCACAAATGCTTCGGCGATCGACGGTCCCCCTTCAATCAGGACGCGTGTGATCCCACGGTGGGCCAGTGTTTCCAACGCATCCTGAGGGTCGATCATGCCGAGATCGTTGACCGGCACGGGTACGATCTCCGCGCCATGGTCGTGCAGCTGATCCGCATTGGGCTGAGGTTCGCCCGCAGCGCACAGCAGCCAAACCGGCACCATGACATCGTCAAACAACGTTGCGGTTGGGGGCGTACGCAACCGCCGGTCCATCACCACACGCACCGGCGAACGGCATGACATGCCCGGCAGCCGGCAAGTCAGGGACGGATTGTCCGCCTCGACGGTGCCCCGCCCCACCAGAATGGCGTCGTTCCTCGCGCGCAGGAGATGGCCATGAGCCCGGGCCAGTGGCCCGGTGGTCCAGACGGGCTCGCCATCGCCTCGGGGAATGCGTCCGTCGGACCCGACAGCAAGTTTCAGCGTCACGGCCGGCCGGCCTTCGGTGACCCGCATCAGATGCCCAAGGGTCACGGAGGCGGCCTCGGGCGCCAACACGCCTTCGGTGACCTCGATACCCGCGGCCTTGAGCCGTTCTATGCCGCATCCGGCCGTGCGCGGATCGGGATCGCGGATGCCGACAACGACGCGCGCCACCTGTGCCGCAATGATGACGCTGGAACAGGGGGCGCCGCGTCCGCCTTCATGATTGCAGGGCTCGAGCGTGACGTAGAGCGTGCTGCCCTCCGCGCGGTGCCCTGCCCGGTCCAGTGCGATCGCTTCGGCGTGGGGACGTCCGCCCGGCGCCGTCCACCCCCGCCCGACAATCTCACCAGACGGCGCGACGACGACAGCGCCAACGGCCGGATTGGGCCAAGCGAGCCCCAGCCCGCGTCTTGCGAGCCGGACAGCCTGGGACATGTAGTGCGCGTCGCGCGAGGTCATGAAAGCGCGCCTTGGTCAGTCGTCGAGAGCGTTCGAGCTGCCTGCATCGTCCTCGCCGTCTTCCCCTTCGGTTCCGGCGAGTTCCCCGAGCAGCGCTTCGAAATCCTTGGCTTCGCGGAAGTTCTTATAGACCGAGGCGAAGCGGACATAGGCGACGTCGTCGAGGCCCTTCAGCGCCTCCATCACCAAGTGACCGATGGTCTCCGAATGGATGTCACTCTCGCCCATGTTCTCGAGCCGGCGGACGATGCCGCTGACCATCCGTTCCGTCCGTTCGGGATCGACCGGCCGCTTGCGCAGCGCGATCTGGACCGAGCGCATCAGCTTGTCGCGATCGAAGGGAATGCGGCGTCCGCTCCGCTTGATAACCGTCAGTTCACGGAGTTGTACGCGTTCGAAAGTGGTAAAGCGGCCGCCGCAGTCTGCACAGACGCGGCGGCGCCTTATCGTCGTGTGGTCCTCGCTTGGGCGCGAGTCCTTAACCTGGGTGTTGGGGCTGCCGCAATAAGGGCACCGCATGGGCGATCGCCCTCCTCTTCGTCAACACCAACCGAACCGAACCTAGACCTTGTAGATCGGGAAACGGCCGCAGAGCTCGATGGCCTGCTTCTTCACCTTCTCCTCGACGGCGCTGTTGCCTTCCTCGCCATTGGCGACGAGACCGTCGAGCACTTCGAGGATCATGCCACCGATCTGCTGGAACTCGGCAACACCGAAGCCGCGCGTCGTGCCCGCAGGCGAACCGAGGCGAATGCCCGACGTGACCATGGGCTTCTCAGGATCGAACGGCACACCGTTCTTGTTGCAGGTGATGAAAGCGCGGCCGAGGGCTTCCTCGGCGGCCTTGCCCGTCAGTCCCTTGGGACGCATGTCCACGAGGATGAGGTGCGTGTCCGTACCGCCGGAAACCAGCGCCAGACCGCCGTCGACCAGGGTCTCGCCCAAGGCCCGGCAATTGTCCATGACCTGCTGGATGTAGCCTTTGAAGGACGGCTGCAACGCCTCACCGAAGGCGACGGCCTTGCCGGCGATCACGTGCATCAGCGGTCCGCCTTGCAGACCCGGGAACACGGCCGAATTGATCTTCTTGCCGATGTCGGGATTGTTCGAGACCACAAGACCGGACCGCGGACCCCGCAGGGTCTTATGCGTCGTGGTGGTGCAAATGTCCGCATACGGCAGCGGGCTCGGATGCAGACCGGCCGCGACGAGACCGGCAAAGTGAGCCATATCGACATGCAGGTAGGCGCCGACCGCATCGGCGATCTCGCGGAAACGCTTGAAGTCGATCTGCCGCGGATAGGCGGACCCGCCGGCGATGATCAGCTTCGGCTGGTGTTCCTTGGCGAGGCTCTCGACCTCGTCATAGTCGATGAGGTTGGTATCTTTGGTCACGCCGTACTGCACGGCGTTAAACCACTTGCCGGACTCGTTCGGCGGCGCGCCGTGGGTCAAGTGACCGCCGGCGGCCAGGCTCATACCCATGATCGTGTCGCCCGGCTTGATCAGGGCAAGCATGACGGATTGGTTCGCCTGAGAGCCCGAATGGGGCTGGACGTTGGCGAATTCGCAGTCGAAGAGCTGCTTCGCGCGGTCGATGGCCAACGTTTCGACCTCGTCCACGTATTGGCAGCCGCCGTAGTAACGGCGTCCCGGGTAGCCTTCGGCGTATTTGTTCGTGAGGAGCGTTCCGACAGCGTCCAGTACGGCCTGCGAGACAATGTTCTCCGACGCGATCAGCTCAATCTCGTCTTGCTGGCGCTGCCCCTCGCGCTCGATCGCGCCCCAAACCGCCGGGTCTGAATCCTTTGCATGCTTGCTGAAAAAATCACTGGCCGTCATCTCAAACTGCTCCTCGAGCTCAAACTTGTTTTGGGCCTGCGCAATACCGCTGCTGAAACGAGCTCAGGTGGCGGGTTCAGGCTGATTTGGCTGGCTCTACCACATGTCGCACGGCGACGCTAGCAACACCCAATTCGTAGAACGGGGCTGCCCGGAATAATTTGTGAGCAAAGGAAAAAACGGCGTGCCCCACCCATTAGCAAGTGAAATTCGCACCCTTGTTCAGCCCGTGCCTAGAAGCGCGAATGCCGCGGCCGCGATGATGCGGCCGCGGGATCAAAACGATGACGGCTATTGAAGATGGCCGGCAGCGCGCCCGACCCCAACAAGAGGGATACGGGCGCCATGCCAAGTGGCGTGAACGTCAGGCGCCGACCGCACTGCGGTTCCAAGGCATGAGCGCAAGCACTTTGGCCATGCCGCAGATCCCGGTGATCCCGGCAAAGACGAGGCCTGCGCCAACAAAGCCGGCGAAGGCGAAGAACACAGGCGAAACGAACAGCCCGAGAAGGACGAACGAGAGAACCAGGCTGCCCGCGCCAATCATCACTTGGCGCTGCATCGGAAGGGGCTGGCTCTTGTCGACTTGCACCGGCAGTCCCGCCTTCCGCCAGGCCTCCAGTCCGCCTTCGAGGATGTAGGCCTCACACGGTGCCGCCGCCCGGAGGCGAGCCGCATTCTGCGCTGTGCGGGCGCCCGAGTGGCAATGATAGATGATGGGCGCCGACGTGTCCGACAGTTGGTTGAGGTTAGAAAGAGCGTCGTGCTTCGAGCCTGGAATGAGTTCGCGGGCGCGCTCGTCGGCATTGCGGATGTCGACCAATGTGCCGCCTTGGTCGATCAAACGCTTGGCGTCCTGGGGGCTAATGGTGGGAAGGCTCATCGTACTGCTCCTGATCCAAAATTGGGGTTAGTCGTTGGGGCAATAGAGCTTCTGGAGATATCCGAGCAGAAGCTCGGTGCGCGGCTCGGCGATGCGGTACCAAACCGTTTGACCGTCCCGGCGAAAATCGACGAGCGCTTCATCCCGCATCTTGGCGAGATGCTGAGACGTTGCCGATTGGGACAGACCCGCCGCCTCCGACAAGGTGCTCACGCTGGCCTCGCCCCATTCGGCCAGCTTGCACAGGATCATCAAGCGGCGCTCGTTTGCGAGTGCGCGCAAGATGCTCGCCACGAGGGCGGCATTGGCTTCGAATTTGGCGAAATCCTTCGGGGCGCCTGTCATGGTGCTCTATTGGCCTTTCATTAGATGCCACTAAATTAGGTGTACCTAATATAATAGTCAAGCAGTTGATTTTGCGTCCATTCGAATCCCCTCCTCACGCACGGGCCGGAGGTTGCGGGGCGCGCGCCGCGAAGGGTGCGTAGGCGAGCCGATACGAAAAGGGCCGCTCCGGCTTCAAACCGGAACGGCCCACATTGAGTGTTCTTGCAAGCGCTCCCAGCGCTGCCCTGAGGCGCGCCTAGTAGTTCGAGGCGTAGGTTCCGCGCGTGTCGAGATTGTAGATGTCCGGCCGGAAATGCACCAAGCCGTCCGGCGTGCCCCACGCGCTGATATACGTGAAGTAGACACCGATCGTTTGCGTGGCAGGGACGTTCTCCTGCTGTGACGTATGCCGCAGCGATTGGATGCGCGACAGGTTCCAGGACGGATTGTTGTCGAGAACCCAGGCTGCCAGACGATCGACGTTGTGCGTGCGAACACAGCCGTGACTCTCGAAGCGCACGGCCTTGCCGAACAGGCTCTTCAGCGGCGTGTCGTGAATGTAGACCGCGTCCTTGTTCGGGAAATCGATCTTGATGTAGCCCAGCGAGTTCTCTTCCCACGGCCTCTGGCGATAGCGGTAGGTGTAGACCTCGTTGCCGTACCAGTCGATCGTGCGGGAATCTACGATCTGACCGTTTCGATCCAGGGCTTCCATGTGATAGGCGGCAAGCATGTCTTGTCCGCGGCTGGCGAACTGCCGTCCCTTCGGGATCAGGTCGGCTTTGACGATGCTCGTCGGCACGTTCCAATAGGGATTGAACTTCACCTGCGAGACCTTGCTCGCCAGGGTCGGCGTCTGGTGCTCGACCTTGCCGACGACCGCCGTGTTCCGCAGTTCCACGCGTCCGCCGCGCACCGCTTCCACCTGCGCCGCGGGAACGTTCACCTGAATATAGCGGTTCGTCGTCTTGCCGGCTCGGCGTTGGAGGCGCTTCAGGCTCGCCTCCAGCTGCGCCAGGCGCGTGCTCGCCGGAACGTTCAGCGCCGCAACCGTGGCCTTCGAGTCCACGACGCCCGTGGCCGGGAGACCGTGGCGGTATTGGAAACGCTTCACGGCCGCGACGGTCGCGTTGTCATAGCGGCCCGGTTCGAACGTGGTCATCAGGTCGCCACCGATCTGAAGCCGGCGCTGCAGCGTCTGGATGTTAGTGCCGCGCCGTCCGGGTTTCATCGCGACCGGTTGAACCATCGGCCATCCACCCTGTGCGACGATCGCCTTGTACTGCTGTATGGCCGTCCTGGTCGCTGCGATGTTTCCTTTGGCGAGGGTCGGCGTGCCGAGGCCGGGATTGAGGATCATGGCGACTTCCGGATCGCCCGTCGGCAATTCGGAGCGCGTCACCTCCCCTTGCGGCTGCGTGTTGCGCGAGCCGCCATTGAACAGGCCGCCGAAGAGACCGCCGCTTCCACCGACGCTCCCTTGTGTTGCCGCTTCGGTCTGGGCATCCCGGGACTTGAACATGTTGAACGGACCGGCGCTCAGAGGCTGCGCGCTGACGCACAGCAGCGTCACCGCGAGTCCACCGATCGTCAGGCGTGACCCGTACTTAAAAACCACATTCAATTTGGGCATGCGCCGCTCCCGTCAGCTGCGGCAACTCCATTCGCTTTAGTATAGCTGAATGGTGCCGTAGCTCTACCCGTTTCGGGCGCCATTGAATCCGGCTGAAACCTTACAAACCATTAACCAGCGCAAGGTGAGCCCTGCTCCGGTCCGCCGGATCTATCTGCAGCCCCTTGGACTCGATTGTCCCTCACTGCCGCGCCGAAGCACGGCCCACGTGTCATTTGGGTACGATGAA carries:
- a CDS encoding riboflavin synthase, giving the protein MFTGIVSGLGTLVGRKGGTFKIKTPYKSKSLELGASIAFDGCCLTLTEIEKVKGDGATVKVDVSNETLSHTTMGTWETGRRMNLERALALGEELGGHIVTGHVDGVAKVVSRFPDGDSVRFLLEVPGEFAKYVASKGSVALNGVSLTVNEVEGTRFDVNIIPFTLEHTSWGDRQPGDLVNLEVDLLARYVARLAQAEGMHS
- the ribD gene encoding bifunctional diaminohydroxyphosphoribosylaminopyrimidine deaminase/5-amino-6-(5-phosphoribosylamino)uracil reductase RibD, with product MTSRDAHYMSQAVRLARRGLGLAWPNPAVGAVVVAPSGEIVGRGWTAPGGRPHAEAIALDRAGHRAEGSTLYVTLEPCNHEGGRGAPCSSVIIAAQVARVVVGIRDPDPRTAGCGIERLKAAGIEVTEGVLAPEAASVTLGHLMRVTEGRPAVTLKLAVGSDGRIPRGDGEPVWTTGPLARAHGHLLRARNDAILVGRGTVEADNPSLTCRLPGMSCRSPVRVVMDRRLRTPPTATLFDDVMVPVWLLCAAGEPQPNADQLHDHGAEIVPVPVNDLGMIDPQDALETLAHRGITRVLIEGGPSIAEAFVAADLVDEAVIYQSPNPVGDGGLIPFGGEGLDRLAENGHFTFIATRTFGPDRMTRWRRIRSCSLELSAA
- the nrdR gene encoding transcriptional regulator NrdR; the encoded protein is MRCPYCGSPNTQVKDSRPSEDHTTIRRRRVCADCGGRFTTFERVQLRELTVIKRSGRRIPFDRDKLMRSVQIALRKRPVDPERTERMVSGIVRRLENMGESDIHSETIGHLVMEALKGLDDVAYVRFASVYKNFREAKDFEALLGELAGTEGEDGEDDAGSSNALDD
- the glyA gene encoding serine hydroxymethyltransferase; this encodes MTASDFFSKHAKDSDPAVWGAIEREGQRQQDEIELIASENIVSQAVLDAVGTLLTNKYAEGYPGRRYYGGCQYVDEVETLAIDRAKQLFDCEFANVQPHSGSQANQSVMLALIKPGDTIMGMSLAAGGHLTHGAPPNESGKWFNAVQYGVTKDTNLIDYDEVESLAKEHQPKLIIAGGSAYPRQIDFKRFREIADAVGAYLHVDMAHFAGLVAAGLHPSPLPYADICTTTTHKTLRGPRSGLVVSNNPDIGKKINSAVFPGLQGGPLMHVIAGKAVAFGEALQPSFKGYIQQVMDNCRALGETLVDGGLALVSGGTDTHLILVDMRPKGLTGKAAEEALGRAFITCNKNGVPFDPEKPMVTSGIRLGSPAGTTRGFGVAEFQQIGGMILEVLDGLVANGEEGNSAVEEKVKKQAIELCGRFPIYKV
- a CDS encoding rhodanese family protein → MSLPTISPQDAKRLIDQGGTLVDIRNADERARELIPGSKHDALSNLNQLSDTSAPIIYHCHSGARTAQNAARLRAAAPCEAYILEGGLEAWRKAGLPVQVDKSQPLPMQRQVMIGAGSLVLSFVLLGLFVSPVFFAFAGFVGAGLVFAGITGICGMAKVLALMPWNRSAVGA
- a CDS encoding helix-turn-helix transcriptional regulator, giving the protein MTGAPKDFAKFEANAALVASILRALANERRLMILCKLAEWGEASVSTLSEAAGLSQSATSQHLAKMRDEALVDFRRDGQTVWYRIAEPRTELLLGYLQKLYCPND
- a CDS encoding murein L,D-transpeptidase is translated as MPKLNVVFKYGSRLTIGGLAVTLLCVSAQPLSAGPFNMFKSRDAQTEAATQGSVGGSGGLFGGLFNGGSRNTQPQGEVTRSELPTGDPEVAMILNPGLGTPTLAKGNIAATRTAIQQYKAIVAQGGWPMVQPVAMKPGRRGTNIQTLQRRLQIGGDLMTTFEPGRYDNATVAAVKRFQYRHGLPATGVVDSKATVAALNVPASTRLAQLEASLKRLQRRAGKTTNRYIQVNVPAAQVEAVRGGRVELRNTAVVGKVEHQTPTLASKVSQVKFNPYWNVPTSIVKADLIPKGRQFASRGQDMLAAYHMEALDRNGQIVDSRTIDWYGNEVYTYRYRQRPWEENSLGYIKIDFPNKDAVYIHDTPLKSLFGKAVRFESHGCVRTHNVDRLAAWVLDNNPSWNLSRIQSLRHTSQQENVPATQTIGVYFTYISAWGTPDGLVHFRPDIYNLDTRGTYASNY